In Leisingera methylohalidivorans DSM 14336, a single genomic region encodes these proteins:
- a CDS encoding GntR family transcriptional regulator, translating to MSQSRSNQKDAYALILEAIDVGVYKPGDRLVESDLAERFGVSRTPIREALQRLETQSLLERDGRSLIVASLDHNQMAELYVVRRELEGLAAQLAARHATEEEIKVLKEMVEADNQLVGDPSALSKANRRFHEQIHLASHNRYLVQQLDLVHRTMALMATTSLAAEGRSEIAQSEHKGIVDAIGRRDEAAAGEALKEHISIAFMTRLKQDASGRG from the coding sequence ATGAGCCAGAGCCGCAGCAACCAGAAAGATGCCTATGCGCTGATCCTAGAGGCGATCGACGTCGGCGTTTACAAACCCGGCGACCGGCTGGTGGAAAGCGATCTGGCCGAGCGTTTTGGCGTGTCGCGCACCCCGATCCGTGAGGCGCTGCAGCGATTGGAGACGCAATCACTGCTGGAGCGTGACGGGCGGTCGCTGATTGTCGCCTCGCTGGACCACAACCAGATGGCCGAACTGTATGTGGTGCGGCGTGAGCTGGAGGGGCTGGCAGCCCAGCTTGCGGCGCGTCATGCCACCGAAGAAGAGATCAAGGTGCTGAAAGAAATGGTCGAGGCCGATAACCAGCTGGTCGGAGATCCGTCAGCGTTGTCCAAGGCCAATCGCCGGTTTCACGAACAGATCCACTTGGCGTCGCACAACCGCTATCTGGTGCAGCAGCTGGACCTGGTGCACCGGACCATGGCACTGATGGCAACGACCTCGCTGGCCGCCGAGGGCCGCAGCGAGATTGCCCAGTCCGAACACAAGGGCATCGTTGATGCTATCGGCCGCCGCGACGAGGCAGCAGCGGGCGAAGCGCTGAAGGAACATATCTCGATCGCCTTCATGACCCGGCTTAAGCAGGACGCCAGCGGGCGGGGATGA
- a CDS encoding pyrimidine 5'-nucleotidase — MPKHAFSHVTQWVFDLDNTLYPPSARLFDQIEVKMTAYVMEALGVDKAKADHLRSHYWREHGTTLAGLMREHDLDPAPYLVAVHDISMKHLEKDAALAANINNLPGKKIVFTNGTAPYAERVLAARGLSGLFDGVYGVEHADYHPKPERRAFDRVFARAGVNPEQAAMFEDDARNLAAPYQMGMRTVHVAPEPVEAAHIHHHSDDLAGFLADLT, encoded by the coding sequence ATGCCCAAGCACGCTTTTTCCCATGTCACCCAATGGGTGTTCGATCTCGACAACACCCTCTATCCGCCCTCGGCCCGCCTGTTTGACCAGATCGAGGTTAAAATGACCGCCTATGTGATGGAGGCCCTGGGGGTGGACAAGGCCAAGGCCGACCACCTGCGCAGCCATTACTGGCGCGAACATGGCACCACGCTGGCCGGACTGATGCGCGAACATGATCTGGATCCGGCACCCTATCTGGTGGCGGTGCATGACATTTCAATGAAGCATCTGGAAAAGGACGCGGCGCTGGCTGCCAACATCAACAATCTGCCTGGCAAAAAAATTGTCTTCACCAATGGCACGGCCCCTTATGCCGAACGGGTGCTGGCCGCCCGCGGGCTGTCGGGTCTGTTTGACGGCGTTTATGGCGTCGAACACGCGGATTACCACCCCAAGCCGGAACGCCGTGCCTTTGACCGGGTCTTTGCCCGCGCTGGCGTGAACCCGGAACAGGCGGCAATGTTCGAGGATGACGCCCGCAACCTCGCTGCCCCGTACCAGATGGGAATGCGCACGGTGCATGTGGCGCCAGAGCCGGTCGAGGCCGCGCACATCCACCATCATTCGGACGATCTGGCTGGTTTCTTGGCCGATCTGACCTGA
- the carA gene encoding glutamine-hydrolyzing carbamoyl-phosphate synthase small subunit yields MAASAPSKPTACLALADGTVFYGTGFGATGDTVAELCFNTAMTGYQEIMTDPSYAGQIVTFTFPHIGNTGVTPEDDESGDPVAAGMVVKWDPTLASNWRAAEELKSWLTRTGRIAIGGVDTRRLTRAIRQQGAPHAALAHDPDGNFDVEALVAKAREWPGLEGMDLAKDVSCAQSYRWDEMRWAWPDGYGRQEVPAHKVVAVDYGAKRNILRCLASAGCDVTVLPATATAEEVLAHKPDGVFLSNGPGDPAATGEYAVPMIQDILKTDLPVFGICLGHQMLALALGAKTVKMNHGHHGANHPVKEHSTGKVEITSMNHGFAVDAQTLPEGVEETHVSLFDGSNCGIRISGRPVYSVQHHPEASPGPQDSFYLFERFAEAMAARKTA; encoded by the coding sequence GCGACACGGTGGCGGAGCTCTGCTTCAACACCGCAATGACCGGCTATCAGGAGATCATGACCGATCCGTCCTATGCCGGCCAGATCGTCACCTTCACCTTCCCGCATATCGGCAACACCGGCGTGACACCCGAGGATGACGAGAGCGGCGATCCGGTTGCCGCCGGCATGGTGGTGAAATGGGACCCGACCCTGGCCTCCAACTGGCGCGCCGCCGAAGAGCTGAAATCCTGGCTCACCCGGACCGGGCGCATCGCCATCGGCGGCGTCGACACCCGCCGCCTGACCCGCGCGATCCGCCAGCAAGGCGCACCGCATGCGGCCCTGGCACATGACCCAGACGGCAATTTCGACGTCGAGGCGCTGGTTGCCAAGGCCCGTGAATGGCCCGGGCTGGAAGGCATGGATCTGGCCAAAGACGTGTCCTGCGCCCAAAGCTACCGCTGGGACGAAATGCGCTGGGCCTGGCCGGACGGCTATGGCCGCCAGGAAGTGCCTGCGCACAAGGTCGTGGCCGTCGACTATGGCGCCAAGCGCAATATCCTGCGCTGCCTGGCGTCGGCCGGATGCGACGTCACGGTGCTGCCCGCCACCGCCACCGCCGAAGAGGTTCTGGCCCATAAGCCAGACGGGGTGTTCCTCTCCAACGGACCCGGCGACCCTGCCGCCACCGGTGAATATGCGGTGCCGATGATTCAGGACATTCTGAAAACCGACCTGCCGGTTTTCGGCATTTGCCTCGGCCACCAGATGCTGGCGCTGGCCCTGGGTGCCAAAACCGTCAAGATGAACCACGGCCACCACGGCGCCAACCACCCGGTCAAGGAGCATTCCACCGGCAAGGTCGAGATCACCTCGATGAACCATGGCTTTGCCGTGGATGCGCAGACCCTGCCGGAAGGGGTTGAAGAGACCCATGTTTCGCTGTTTGACGGCTCCAACTGCGGTATCCGCATTTCCGGCCGCCCGGTCTACTCGGTACAGCACCACCCCGAGGCCAGCCCCGGCCCGCAGGACAGCTTTTACCTGTTCGAACGCTTTGCCGAAGCCATGGCCGCGCGCAAAACTGCGTAA
- a CDS encoding glycosyltransferase — protein MMKALVLRQHQKAALGRVLVAEGLASEDQVQDTLARQFRMQRADLTGQVANPRLLARKPAQFWLRHSALPWMQFGQTVTVAIAHPDRFETLHGELQDSFDRITPVLACEAQITALLTAHFSSALVRQASCSVVPRQSCRTLQPAKGRALLTACALPAFYLGWTAPAAVFTALSLLALLSVLLFTMLKLCGLSAYWSGRPPRQTPAQKPPPCQTGLGNRPGISILVPLYQEAEISRALLTRIRRLSYPRALTDVILVLEEHDTVTRAALSGTRLPPWIRVVEVPAFGGLTTKPRAMNYALNFCRGDIIGVWDAEDAPQPDQLDKVAQAFARADRRTACFQGILDYYNPGTNWISRCFTLEYASWFRIVLYGISRFDLVVPLGGTTMFIRRKVLEELGGWDAHNVTEDADLGVRLYRAGYRTGMLPSTTFEEANCRPWPWVKQRSRWLKGFMVTYLVHMRQPLRLRGDLGWKRFLGFQAFFLGTIGQFLFAPLLWSFWLITFGLPHPSAGTASPLLLSLAAASLVFFELLGLIISITAAFAMGRPWLAAWAPAMILYFPMGAVAIAKATHELLVRPFFWDKTAHGIKPGAKPRRWRLPGLRWFIPARWRPA, from the coding sequence ATGATGAAGGCGCTGGTGCTGCGCCAGCACCAGAAAGCAGCCCTTGGGCGGGTGCTGGTGGCCGAGGGTTTGGCCAGCGAAGACCAGGTTCAGGACACGCTGGCCCGGCAATTCCGGATGCAGCGCGCCGACCTGACCGGCCAGGTCGCCAATCCCCGGCTGCTGGCCCGCAAACCCGCTCAGTTCTGGCTGCGCCACTCTGCGCTTCCATGGATGCAATTCGGTCAGACCGTTACCGTTGCCATTGCCCACCCGGACCGGTTCGAGACGCTGCACGGCGAGTTGCAGGACAGTTTTGACCGCATCACCCCGGTGCTGGCCTGCGAAGCGCAGATCACCGCTCTGCTGACCGCGCATTTCAGCTCCGCCCTGGTGCGCCAGGCCAGCTGCAGCGTGGTCCCGCGGCAAAGCTGCCGCACACTGCAGCCTGCAAAGGGCCGCGCACTGCTGACGGCCTGTGCCCTGCCCGCGTTTTATCTTGGCTGGACCGCCCCGGCGGCGGTCTTCACTGCTCTCAGCCTGCTGGCGCTGCTGTCGGTTCTGCTGTTCACGATGCTGAAGCTTTGCGGGCTTTCTGCCTATTGGTCGGGCCGCCCCCCCCGGCAGACCCCGGCGCAAAAGCCCCCCCCCTGTCAAACCGGCTTGGGCAACCGGCCCGGCATTTCAATCCTGGTGCCGCTGTACCAGGAGGCCGAGATCAGCCGGGCCCTGCTTACCCGAATCCGCAGGCTCAGCTACCCGCGGGCTTTGACTGATGTGATCCTGGTGCTGGAGGAACATGACACCGTTACCCGGGCTGCCCTTTCGGGCACCCGCCTGCCGCCTTGGATCCGGGTGGTCGAGGTTCCGGCCTTTGGCGGGCTGACGACAAAGCCGCGGGCGATGAACTATGCACTGAACTTCTGCCGCGGCGACATCATCGGCGTCTGGGACGCCGAGGACGCGCCGCAGCCGGACCAGCTGGACAAAGTGGCGCAGGCCTTTGCCCGCGCGGATAGGAGAACCGCCTGCTTTCAGGGTATATTGGACTACTATAATCCCGGCACCAATTGGATTTCCCGCTGTTTCACGCTGGAATATGCCAGCTGGTTCCGCATCGTTCTATACGGTATTTCCCGGTTTGACCTGGTGGTGCCCTTGGGTGGAACGACGATGTTCATCCGCCGCAAGGTGCTGGAGGAGCTGGGCGGCTGGGATGCACACAACGTCACCGAGGATGCGGATCTGGGTGTCAGGCTCTACCGCGCCGGCTACCGCACCGGAATGCTGCCCAGCACCACATTCGAGGAGGCGAACTGCCGTCCCTGGCCCTGGGTCAAACAGCGCTCGCGCTGGCTGAAAGGGTTCATGGTGACCTATCTGGTGCATATGCGCCAGCCGCTGCGGCTGCGGGGCGATCTCGGCTGGAAACGCTTCCTGGGCTTTCAGGCCTTTTTCCTGGGCACTATCGGGCAGTTTCTGTTTGCACCGCTGTTGTGGTCGTTCTGGCTGATCACGTTCGGCTTGCCGCACCCGAGCGCAGGCACGGCTTCGCCGCTGCTGCTGTCCCTGGCAGCGGCGTCGCTGGTGTTCTTTGAACTTCTGGGGCTGATCATCAGCATCACTGCTGCTTTTGCCATGGGCCGGCCCTGGCTGGCAGCCTGGGCACCGGCGATGATCCTCTATTTTCCGATGGGGGCCGTCGCCATCGCCAAGGCCACGCATGAACTGCTCGTCCGCCCCTTTTTCTGGGACAAGACGGCGCACGGCATCAAACCCGGCGCCAAACCCCGCCGCTGGCGCTTGCCAGGGCTCCGGTGGTTCATCCCCGCCCGCTGGCGTCCTGCTTAA